From a single Populus nigra chromosome 18, ddPopNigr1.1, whole genome shotgun sequence genomic region:
- the LOC133678697 gene encoding protein TIFY 6B-like isoform X1, translating into MERDFLGLGTINNPLTIKEATTDTPNKDSVAMRGSGMQWSFSNKVSAIPQFLSFKSSLEDKPRRAVHDPVASSSGLMSISTADAFDSNQKTYSGLVQKNLAIDKQPGNHYPVTTYGTQQFDAYSVNRPQDTRMFSISGQQNQTITVSMSSPILQSHFPPTGHNILTNSVVPKPLGGVPVITPPSALPPPSSIIGTTDLRDGTKSSGAPAQLTIFYAGSVCVYDDVSPEKAQAIMFLAGNGGSSGTLNKPISTPQAQAPIRRPPVGDIFAGNKNNTTAPISCIPSPISVTSSNTNDLATVKPVVSLASSVKQTEPPKPLNSPGPTSATLVPAVAVPQARKASLARFLEKRKERVTQTSPYNVSKKSPESGSHGCDGASLSMNFSSSFPLPASN; encoded by the exons ATGGAGAGAGATTTCCTAGGTCTGGGTACGATAAATAATCCTCTTACAATCAAAGAAGCGACCACTGATACTCCCAACAAGGATTCTG TAGCCATGAGAGGTTCAGGGATGCAGTGGTCTTTCTCAAACAAGGTTTCTGCCATTCCTCAATTCTTGTCATTCAAGTCTTCTCTGGAAGATAAACCAAGAAGGGCTGTTCATGATCCTGTAGCATCTTCCTCTGGCCTTATGTCTATTTCAACTGCTGATGCTTTTGATTCTAACCAGAAAACATACTCTGGCTTGGTTCAG AAAAACTTGGCTATTGATAAACAACCTGGAAACCATTATCCTGTGACAACCTATGGTACACAGCAGTTCGATGCCTATTCTGTTAATCGGCCACAGGATACGAGGATGTTCTCAATCTCCGgccaacaaaatcaaacaatcaCCGTTTCTATGAGCTCCCCCATCCTGCAGTCCCATTTTCCTCCCACAGGACATAATATTCTTACTAATTCAGTAGTCCCAAAACCTCTGGGAGGAGTTCCAGTCATAACCCCTCCATCTGCTCTTCCCCCTCCGAGTTCGATCATTGGCACCACTGATCTTAG GGATGGTACTAAATCCTCTGGAGCACCTGCTCAGTTGACCATATTCTATGCTGGTTCAGTGTGCGTGTATGATGATGTTTCTCCTGAGAAG GCTCAGGCCATTATGTTTTTGGCTGGAAACGGTGGGTCTTCTGGAACTTTGAACAAGCCAATCTCTACGCCTCAAGCACAGGCACCAATTCGTAGACCACCTGTCGGCGATATTTTTGCTGGGAACAAAAACAACACTACGGCTCCAATCTCATGCATTCCCAGCCCTATTTCCGTGACCTCTAGTAACACCAACGATTTAGCAACAGTTAAGCCAGTAGTATCTTTAGCTTCTTCTGTTAAACAAACAGAACCCCCCAAACCACTTAATTCACCAGGGCCTACTTCTGCCACGCTTGTTCCAGCAG TGGCTGTACCTCAGGCTCGTAAAGCATCGTTGGCTCGGTTTCTGGAGAAGCGCAAGGAAAG GGTGACGCAAACTTCGCCATATAATGTAAGCAAGAAGTCTCCCGAGAGTGGTTCCCATGGATGTGATGGTGCAAGTTTATCTATGAATTTCTCTAGCTCTTTCCCTCTCCCAGCCAGCAACTAG
- the LOC133678697 gene encoding protein TIFY 6B-like isoform X2: MQAREIINSSLSQSLLKVAMRGSGMQWSFSNKVSAIPQFLSFKSSLEDKPRRAVHDPVASSSGLMSISTADAFDSNQKTYSGLVQKNLAIDKQPGNHYPVTTYGTQQFDAYSVNRPQDTRMFSISGQQNQTITVSMSSPILQSHFPPTGHNILTNSVVPKPLGGVPVITPPSALPPPSSIIGTTDLRDGTKSSGAPAQLTIFYAGSVCVYDDVSPEKAQAIMFLAGNGGSSGTLNKPISTPQAQAPIRRPPVGDIFAGNKNNTTAPISCIPSPISVTSSNTNDLATVKPVVSLASSVKQTEPPKPLNSPGPTSATLVPAVAVPQARKASLARFLEKRKERVTQTSPYNVSKKSPESGSHGCDGASLSMNFSSSFPLPASN, from the exons atgCAAGCTCGTGAGATCATCAATTCTTCTCTTTCACAGTCTTTATTGAAAG TAGCCATGAGAGGTTCAGGGATGCAGTGGTCTTTCTCAAACAAGGTTTCTGCCATTCCTCAATTCTTGTCATTCAAGTCTTCTCTGGAAGATAAACCAAGAAGGGCTGTTCATGATCCTGTAGCATCTTCCTCTGGCCTTATGTCTATTTCAACTGCTGATGCTTTTGATTCTAACCAGAAAACATACTCTGGCTTGGTTCAG AAAAACTTGGCTATTGATAAACAACCTGGAAACCATTATCCTGTGACAACCTATGGTACACAGCAGTTCGATGCCTATTCTGTTAATCGGCCACAGGATACGAGGATGTTCTCAATCTCCGgccaacaaaatcaaacaatcaCCGTTTCTATGAGCTCCCCCATCCTGCAGTCCCATTTTCCTCCCACAGGACATAATATTCTTACTAATTCAGTAGTCCCAAAACCTCTGGGAGGAGTTCCAGTCATAACCCCTCCATCTGCTCTTCCCCCTCCGAGTTCGATCATTGGCACCACTGATCTTAG GGATGGTACTAAATCCTCTGGAGCACCTGCTCAGTTGACCATATTCTATGCTGGTTCAGTGTGCGTGTATGATGATGTTTCTCCTGAGAAG GCTCAGGCCATTATGTTTTTGGCTGGAAACGGTGGGTCTTCTGGAACTTTGAACAAGCCAATCTCTACGCCTCAAGCACAGGCACCAATTCGTAGACCACCTGTCGGCGATATTTTTGCTGGGAACAAAAACAACACTACGGCTCCAATCTCATGCATTCCCAGCCCTATTTCCGTGACCTCTAGTAACACCAACGATTTAGCAACAGTTAAGCCAGTAGTATCTTTAGCTTCTTCTGTTAAACAAACAGAACCCCCCAAACCACTTAATTCACCAGGGCCTACTTCTGCCACGCTTGTTCCAGCAG TGGCTGTACCTCAGGCTCGTAAAGCATCGTTGGCTCGGTTTCTGGAGAAGCGCAAGGAAAG GGTGACGCAAACTTCGCCATATAATGTAAGCAAGAAGTCTCCCGAGAGTGGTTCCCATGGATGTGATGGTGCAAGTTTATCTATGAATTTCTCTAGCTCTTTCCCTCTCCCAGCCAGCAACTAG